The genomic DNA ACTGTTGTCTTCGCAGTAATTTTCTGTTGATGCTCGGTCACAACTGCGTGAAGTCGCTCTGCATCCGCAGTTTTGACAATCCGAGTATTTTTCGAGAGTAACTTGTCCCGAAATGGATCAGAGACTTTCCAGATCTCTGCGATCTGGTTGATGTAGTGTTTGCTCTCGATCAAAGGCAATTTCTCGACCAGAGCTTCATCAAAGGCGAGGTCAAACTCATCAGCGAGCTCAGTGAGAATTAACTTTCCTCGAACATACTGCTGAGGAATTTGCGGCAGAGTCCAAGAGAGGTCCGATCGATCTTGAATTGAAACCGGTCGCTCGAACTCCGTAATCAGATGGACATGTTCGCCAGCCAACAACGGGCTTGCCAACTGTAAGGTCACGCCATCCGTCAGGTCGTTAAATGTTGTTGGAATCTCCGCCAAAGTCTCAGCATCAGTCGAATTCCCCTTCAACTTCCATCCATCAGTCGATGAGTCTGGCCATCTCATTGTTAATGACGAAACAGATCCACGTTCGACTTCGACAAGCTGATGAACCAGCAATCTCATCGTTTTTTTCTGATTCAGCCTCACTTCATAAATCGGCGTCACAGAATGAAGCGGCTCGACAGGCTGGATTTCCTGAACGAGTCGAAAAGGCTGTTGTAAGAACTCATAGACGCTATTTGGGCCTTCCATCTCTGTGAAGCTCATCTCCTCGATGTTCACTCGGAAGACGAGTCGCGAAGCGTCATTTTGAGGGAGAATCCGATAGCCGGGAAGTTCGTCAATGCGGACAGTTCCACCTTCCTGAACAGCCCCTTCTACTTCGAGTCCATCAATCGTAAGCTTATCACCCTCTTTGGAAATCTGCTTTCGCAAAAGCCAGTGCAACTCTATCCGTGCAGAGGCGTCCGCCATAAGTGGAATTCGAACCCAACCTTCGCGATCCTCCACCTTGGAATGCGGGCGAATGTTCCTTCCGGTTAAATTCAAAATTTCAAAATCGGTCGGAACACGGATCAACAATTCGCGTGTTGCCTGCGGTTGTAGATCGATAAATTGTTTAACATCCAGAACAAGTGAGTCGGTTGAAGGCTTCAAGTGAAAGTTCGTCAGCACTTTCGAAACGGTCGCTCCCGTTCCCTGCGGGACTGTCCAGGTGCAATCGAGGTGATTCCGGGAAACGCTCGCTGAGACTTCGGTCGAGGTCTTGGAATGTTTCGTGGAGAGAATCTCAAGATTTTGAGAAGCCGCAATCGCAGCGTTCGCTTCTGGAATTGTCAGTTTGAGTTGGGTATCAAAGTTCGTGGAAAGCGGTGGTAACGAAAGAACAAATTGTGAACGGACCCCTTCACGTTTCACGGGGACCCACATTGAAAATTTCAAACGATGCTTCCCCAAGCCTTTCAGCATCCAATAGATGCCGTCGTCCCTGCGATTTGGAGAAAAGTCGGGAGATTCTTCGCCCGGTCCGTCGTATTCTCGAGACCAGATGTGTGCTTGATTAAACTGCAAAGGAATGGAATGCCAGCCGACACCTTTGTTGATCACCACTTCAACATCTGCCTCGACCTTCACACGATCATCGACCACTTCCGCATCGAGCGCAACACTTGCCAGAAAGAAGTCCGGAACAAGTGCCTCTGTTGGATCAGGCTGACTCGTTGAAACCGGTTCTGTGACCGCCCCCAAGGCTGCCGCAGATCCTGGGGTTCCATTCGGGCTTTGATTGCCATTTGACTCAAGTGGCGTTTCACCTGAAGATTGCTGTGAGAAAACCGGTTGAATCTGGAGAACGACGGCTAGAACGAGAATCAGCCCACAGCGGATTCCCCACCTCAAAGCTTCTCGGTCTATTTCACCAAGAGGAGCAATTTTTCTGAAAGAATCCGGAATGAAATTGAGGGAACTCTTCACAAGACCTGCGCTTCAATTTGTCGGGGAAAGACTCGCAGCCGAGACGGAAATTTGCCAATCAGTAGCCACATCCTGCGCTATCAACATCTTACCCCGAGTCAGACTCGACAACCAAGTCGTTTCACCGATTTTAACGATCTTTCAACGAGCAGTGCTCAACGCATCACTCGTGACGATGACCTGTTCATTCAGCATATTGCAATCGTGCCGATATTTCGGCGTGTAACGAAGTTCCATTTGATGCGAGCATGTTCGGGACATTGACATCGAACTCCTGATCTTCGCAAGTTGTGACTTTCCCCCCTCCTTCACGGACGATGAGAACCCCAGCTGCCATGTCCCACGGCTTCAAGCTGGTCGACCAAAACGATTCGATTCGCCCACAGGCCACTGCACACAAATTCAAAGCTGCAGACCCGGTTCGCTGCACCGTCTGCGCCGCTTCCAAAACATCAAGAAATCGACGAACAGCTTTGTTGTCACGACTCGCCTTGATCGGCAAACTCGCCATACACATGGCTGATGAAAGCTCATCAATGACAGAGACTTCAATCTTCTGTCCGTTCAGTTGGGCTCCCTCCCCTTGAATCGCGGTGAACATTTCATCTCGATTGGGGTCATAAATCACTCCGACAATCAGCTCTCCATCGCACTCAAGTCCAATGGAGACAGCATAATACGGAAATTTATGAACATAGTTTGAGGTGCCGTCGAGCGGATCAATGATCCATCGATATGGAGAATTCCCCTCGTTCCGCAAAAGTCCTTCTTCGCCAAGAAAGCGATGATCAGGGAACTTTGATGAGATCAGTTCAAAGATCGCTTTTTCAGAAGCGAGATCTGCTTCCGTCACGAGATTCGCAGGGCTTTTTTCACGGGGGGTAAAACGCCCCGCCCAATCTTGAAGAATCGCCCCACCTAAACGGGCAGCCTCGGTTGCAACTTCAAGTAAGTCCGTTCGATCCATTTCAGCATCCATTGCTTTAGTAAAAACTCTAATTCAAATCGATCCCGTAACAATTTGCGTCGGAATATTCAGGCAACTTTGCCGATAGCGAAAGTTTTGCCGGAATGACGATTTTATTTGAAACATTCCCCATCGCCGGGGCGTCGACTATCATAATAAGAGAAATCTCCCAATAAATAGAGTCTGCACCGTTGCGGTCTCTCGATTCAAAACGACTCCAGTTTCCCTTAACGAGAAAGAGTCGATGGCTGTTGCCGATCCAAAATCAAAACCTCAAAAGTCTGCGTCTTCAAAATACGTCGACTTTGATGAATTTATCGAATACCAGCTCAAAAAAACACGCTCAGGGATTCATCACACCGATGTTCTCTCAGCGGTCGTCGTTCTGGCGGTCTTTCTGACTGGATATTTGCTTGTCTTCACGATCGCCGACCACTGGATCATTCAGGGCGGATTGAGCGATCTCGCGAGAACAATTTTGCTGGGAATCGTCGGGGCGATCTCTGTCACCTGGCTCGTGACAAAAATCGCGTTACCGCTCTATCGCGAAGTCAACATTCTCTACGCAGCCAAGGAAATCGAAGAATCCTACCCCGAACTCAAAAGCAGTCTTGTCTCCTGGGTTCAGTTTCGCGAAGAGGGTCGAGAGATTCCTTCCGAGATTCTGAAAGCAATCGAAAAACGAACTGCTCTCGAAATCAAAGAGGCAGATGTCGATCAAGCTGTCGACCGTCAGTTCTTGATGAGAAGCTCCTATGTGCTTCTCGGAATTGTTGTCGTCATGTGCCTTTACACCGTTTTTTCTCCGAAGAAACTTTCCAACTCCGTTTGGAGAGCTTTTTTCCCGGCTGCTTCCGTCTCTGCGTCGACAAAAACAGAAATTCTGGAAGTCATTCCTGGAGATTATGAAGTCCTCGCACGTGACCAACTCGATGTCACTGTCGATCTCAGCGGAGTGATTCCTGAGAACGTCTCACTGCTGTTCACAACTTCGGACCATCGCTTTGTTGATGAACCGATTCCGATGCGAAACACCGGCGAAGGGCTTCCACGATTCCGCGCGAGGTTAACAGGTACAAACGGCGAAGGGCTTCTCAAAGATTTGACATACCGCATCGAAGCGGGCGATGCCGTCTCTGACACCTACCAGATTCGCATCAAGCAACCCCCTTCCGCAACAGTCACATCAATCGAGTATGACTACCCGGACTACATGCTGCTCGATGATAAATCACAATCGACCAGCACCATCGACGCCTGGGAAGGTGTTTACGTCACAGTCCGTGCGCAGACGAACATGCCCATCACTTCGGCTCAACTCTTCCGCTCGGACAATGACGTCGCAGAAGAGACAGCCGACGTCCTCACCATGCAGAAGACCGGTCCCGACCAAATCGAAGCACGCTGGAGACTCAAATTTCGGGAAGACGGGACTTTCGCGAACTATTACTTCATTCAAGTCAAAAATGAAGCGGAAGAATCCGACCCACAACCGACAATTCACCGCATCAAAATTCGCCCGGATCTGAAGCCAGAGATTTCGATTCTGTACCCGACCGAAGATCTCAACGTCCCTGCGAATGCAGTCATCCCGATCGCTTTCGAAGCTCGCGATCCAGACTTCATGCTTCGACGCGTCCTGTTGAAGATAGAACGAGAAGGCGAACTGCTTCCGAACGTTCCACGTTTATTCGAAGGTCCGGAAACTCCCGAGGTTCGTTCAAAATATCGATTCGACCTCAAGCCGCTCAAGTTGACAACGGGCGATCAACTGCAATTTTTCCTTGAAGCAGAAGACAACTTCGAGCCGTTTGACAATCTTCCGAAGCACGTCACCAGAACCTCCAAGCTGACCATCAATATCGTCGAGCCAGTCGAAGAAGAACAGGCCGAACAATTTACTCAAGAGCAAGAAGAGAACCTGCGACAGCAGTTGAATGAATCAGATCCGCAACAGCAGGAACGTCAACAGCAGCAGCCTCCGAAAGAGGGCTCCGAGATGTCTGAGGAATCAGCGGAGGAGAAATCTGAGAACAAGGATCCAAACGAACAGGGTGAGCCTCAAGATGGGGGCAAGCAAGAAGAAGGCGACCAGCAGAACGCTCAGCCAGATCAAAAGAACATGTCTGACTCAGAGCAACGTGAACGGTCTGGCAAAAAAGGGGACTCTTCTCAAAAAGGTGAATCAGGACAGGAGACCGAGGGCGACCAACCCAATCCAGAAAATACTCCGAATGACAAGCAGGGATCAAACGACCCAGCTTCTATGAAAGAAAATGGAGACAAGGAGAAGTCATCCGAGGAAAATCCGGCTGAAGGAACGCAAACAGGCGAGCAAAATTCGGAGCCTGATGGAACCCCCACCGAGAATACTTCGCAGAAAAACGAGACCGGAAGTTCACAGAAAAAAACGAAAAAGGCTGAGGATGATCAGGCGTTAAAAAAATTGCTTGAGTGGAGCGAAAAGAACAAAGAAAAGAATTCTGACGCTGAGCAGCAACCCGATCCAGCGGAACAAAAAGAGACGCCGAACAGCGACGCCGCCCCAAATCAGGAAAACAAATCGGAGCCTCAAGAGACTGGCGAATCAAAGCCGGACCCGAAGAGTGATTCCCCGATGAACAGCGAATCAGAGTCTCCAGGCAATCCCTCAGCTGATTCACCAATGCCTCCAGGCGCGGAGAATAAAGATCCCGCCTCCGAATCAACGCCTGAACCAAAGATGGATGATGATTCTAAATCAGATTCCCCAAATGATACGCCCTCAGCAAACTCCCCGGAGAAGAGCGGAGAGAATCCAAAGTCCGACCCTTCAGCCCCAAAAGGAGAGTCTCCACAAGAGAACACTCCCGAAAACGCAACTAAAAACT from Thalassoglobus polymorphus includes the following:
- a CDS encoding inositol monophosphatase family protein — its product is MDRTDLLEVATEAARLGGAILQDWAGRFTPREKSPANLVTEADLASEKAIFELISSKFPDHRFLGEEGLLRNEGNSPYRWIIDPLDGTSNYVHKFPYYAVSIGLECDGELIVGVIYDPNRDEMFTAIQGEGAQLNGQKIEVSVIDELSSAMCMASLPIKASRDNKAVRRFLDVLEAAQTVQRTGSAALNLCAVACGRIESFWSTSLKPWDMAAGVLIVREGGGKVTTCEDQEFDVNVPNMLASNGTSLHAEISARLQYAE